The following coding sequences lie in one Lacerta agilis isolate rLacAgi1 chromosome 4, rLacAgi1.pri, whole genome shotgun sequence genomic window:
- the KCNJ15 gene encoding ATP-sensitive inward rectifier potassium channel 15 isoform X1 produces MAARRRSTTLTMEATQINMSQAPLVNSNITAKSKRSKPRVMSKSGHSNVRIDKVDGIYLLYLQDLWTTVIDMKWRYKLTLFAATFVMTWFLFGVIYYVIAFLHGDLEGNKHPQNQAPCVMHVRSLTGAFLFSLESQTTIGYGFRYITEECPHAIFLLVAQLVLTTLIEIFITGTFLAKIARPKKRAETIKFSHCAVISKHNDHLCLVIRVANMRKSLLIQCQLTGKLLESYETKEGERILLNQATVKFHVDSAAESPFLILPLTFYHILDESSPLRDLTPQNLKEKEFELVVLLNATVESTSAVCQSRTSYIPEEIFWGFEFMPVVSLSPNGKYVADFSQFEKIRRCADCTLYSMDSEKQKLEEQYRKEDERERERRTRFLQQSNV; encoded by the exons ATGGCAGCAAGGAGGAG GTCTACGACACTGACAATGGAAGCCACCCAAATCAATATGTCACAAGCGCCACTAGTGAACAGCAACATCACTGCTAAGTCTAAGAGGAGCAAACCTCGTGTGATGTCCAAAAGTGGCCACAGCAACGTGAGGATTGACAAAGTCGATGGCATATACCTGCTTTATCTTCAGGATCTGTGGACCACCGTCATCGACATGAAGTGGAGATATAAACTGACCTTGTTTGCTGCTACTTTTGTAATGACTTGGTTTCTTTTTGGAGTAATTTACTATGTCATTGCCTTTCTTCATGGAGATTTGGAAGGGAACAAACACCCACAGAACCAGGCCCCCTGCGTCATGCATGTGAGGTCACTCACTGGAgcatttctcttttctttggaGTCACAGACTACCATTGGCTATGGCTTCCGTTACATCACAGAAGAGTGCCCTCATGCCATCTTCCTTTTAGTTGCTCAGCTGGTTCTCACCACCTTGATTGAGATCTTCATCACGGGGACTTTCCTAGCCAAAATTGCTAGACCCAAAAAAAGGGCTGAGACCATTAAATTCAGTCACTGTGCTGTCATCTCCAAGCACAATGACCACCTGTGCCTTGTAATCCGAGTGGCAAACATGAGAAAGAGCCTCTTGATCCAGTGTCAGCTGACAGGGAAGCTTCTCGAGTCCTACGAAACTAAAGAAGGTGAGAGGATTCTGCTTAACCAAGCGACTGTTAAATTCCACGTTGACTCCGCAGCAGAAAGTCCATTCTTGATTTTACCTCTGACCTTTTACCACATATTGGATGAGAGCAGCCCTTTAAGAGATCTTACACCCCAAAACcttaaagaaaaagagtttgAACTGGTTGTCCTCCTGAATGCCACCGTAGAGTCAACAAGTGCCGTCTGCCAGAGCCGAACATCATATATCCCAGAGGAGATCTTCTGGGGTTTTGAGTTTATGcctgtggtctctctctctccgaaTGGGAAGTACGTTGCAGATTTTAGTCAATTTGAGAAGATCAGAAGATGTGCAGATTGTACCTTGTACAGTATGGACTCTGAAAAGCAAAAACTAGAAGAGCAATATAGAAAAGAagatgaaagagaaagggagcGCAGGACAAGGTTTTTACAGcaaagcaatgtttga
- the KCNJ15 gene encoding ATP-sensitive inward rectifier potassium channel 15 isoform X2, which yields MEATQINMSQAPLVNSNITAKSKRSKPRVMSKSGHSNVRIDKVDGIYLLYLQDLWTTVIDMKWRYKLTLFAATFVMTWFLFGVIYYVIAFLHGDLEGNKHPQNQAPCVMHVRSLTGAFLFSLESQTTIGYGFRYITEECPHAIFLLVAQLVLTTLIEIFITGTFLAKIARPKKRAETIKFSHCAVISKHNDHLCLVIRVANMRKSLLIQCQLTGKLLESYETKEGERILLNQATVKFHVDSAAESPFLILPLTFYHILDESSPLRDLTPQNLKEKEFELVVLLNATVESTSAVCQSRTSYIPEEIFWGFEFMPVVSLSPNGKYVADFSQFEKIRRCADCTLYSMDSEKQKLEEQYRKEDERERERRTRFLQQSNV from the coding sequence ATGGAAGCCACCCAAATCAATATGTCACAAGCGCCACTAGTGAACAGCAACATCACTGCTAAGTCTAAGAGGAGCAAACCTCGTGTGATGTCCAAAAGTGGCCACAGCAACGTGAGGATTGACAAAGTCGATGGCATATACCTGCTTTATCTTCAGGATCTGTGGACCACCGTCATCGACATGAAGTGGAGATATAAACTGACCTTGTTTGCTGCTACTTTTGTAATGACTTGGTTTCTTTTTGGAGTAATTTACTATGTCATTGCCTTTCTTCATGGAGATTTGGAAGGGAACAAACACCCACAGAACCAGGCCCCCTGCGTCATGCATGTGAGGTCACTCACTGGAgcatttctcttttctttggaGTCACAGACTACCATTGGCTATGGCTTCCGTTACATCACAGAAGAGTGCCCTCATGCCATCTTCCTTTTAGTTGCTCAGCTGGTTCTCACCACCTTGATTGAGATCTTCATCACGGGGACTTTCCTAGCCAAAATTGCTAGACCCAAAAAAAGGGCTGAGACCATTAAATTCAGTCACTGTGCTGTCATCTCCAAGCACAATGACCACCTGTGCCTTGTAATCCGAGTGGCAAACATGAGAAAGAGCCTCTTGATCCAGTGTCAGCTGACAGGGAAGCTTCTCGAGTCCTACGAAACTAAAGAAGGTGAGAGGATTCTGCTTAACCAAGCGACTGTTAAATTCCACGTTGACTCCGCAGCAGAAAGTCCATTCTTGATTTTACCTCTGACCTTTTACCACATATTGGATGAGAGCAGCCCTTTAAGAGATCTTACACCCCAAAACcttaaagaaaaagagtttgAACTGGTTGTCCTCCTGAATGCCACCGTAGAGTCAACAAGTGCCGTCTGCCAGAGCCGAACATCATATATCCCAGAGGAGATCTTCTGGGGTTTTGAGTTTATGcctgtggtctctctctctccgaaTGGGAAGTACGTTGCAGATTTTAGTCAATTTGAGAAGATCAGAAGATGTGCAGATTGTACCTTGTACAGTATGGACTCTGAAAAGCAAAAACTAGAAGAGCAATATAGAAAAGAagatgaaagagaaagggagcGCAGGACAAGGTTTTTACAGcaaagcaatgtttga